The following coding sequences lie in one Sulfitobacter sp. D7 genomic window:
- the tsdA gene encoding gamma-resorcylate decarboxylase, with protein sequence MQGKIALEEHFAIPETLEDSAGFVPGSYWDELQHRLLDIQDTRLGLMDKHGIETMILSLNAPAVQAITDRKKAIEISKRANDVLAEECAKRPDRFRAFAALPLQDPEAAAEELNRCVKDLGFVGALVNGFSQDAEQGEGQELLYYDLPQYRSFWAEVAKLDVPFYLHPRNPLPQDSRIYEGHPWLMGPTWAFAQETAVHALRLMGSGLFDEHPSLQIILGHMGEGIPYMLWRIDHRNAWVKLPPKHPAKRKFVDYFNENFHITTSGNFRTQTLIDAILEVGADRIMFSTDWPFENVDHAADWFDAASISEPDRVKIGRTNAAKLFGLD encoded by the coding sequence ATGCAGGGTAAAATCGCACTCGAAGAGCACTTCGCCATTCCCGAGACGCTTGAGGATAGCGCGGGCTTCGTGCCCGGCAGCTATTGGGACGAATTGCAGCATCGGCTGCTCGACATTCAGGACACGCGCCTTGGCCTGATGGACAAACACGGGATCGAGACGATGATCCTGTCGCTCAATGCCCCCGCGGTGCAAGCGATCACCGACCGCAAGAAGGCGATCGAGATTTCCAAACGCGCCAACGACGTGCTGGCCGAGGAATGCGCGAAACGTCCGGACCGCTTCCGCGCCTTTGCCGCGCTGCCGCTTCAGGACCCGGAGGCCGCCGCCGAGGAGTTGAACCGCTGCGTCAAGGATCTGGGATTCGTGGGCGCACTGGTGAACGGGTTTTCGCAGGACGCCGAACAGGGGGAGGGGCAGGAGCTTCTCTATTACGACCTGCCGCAATACCGGAGCTTCTGGGCCGAGGTCGCGAAACTCGACGTGCCCTTCTACCTCCATCCCCGCAACCCGCTGCCGCAGGACAGCCGGATTTACGAGGGCCACCCGTGGCTCATGGGGCCGACGTGGGCCTTTGCACAGGAGACCGCCGTTCACGCCCTGCGCCTGATGGGATCGGGCCTCTTCGACGAGCACCCCTCGCTCCAGATCATTCTGGGCCACATGGGGGAGGGCATTCCCTACATGTTGTGGCGGATCGACCACCGGAACGCGTGGGTCAAACTGCCGCCGAAGCATCCGGCGAAACGCAAATTCGTGGATTACTTCAACGAGAACTTCCACATCACCACATCGGGCAATTTCCGCACCCAGACGCTGATCGATGCAATTCTGGAGGTGGGCGCGGATCGCATCATGTTCTCGACCGATTGGCCGTTCGAGAATGTGGATCACGCCGCCGATTGGTTCGATGCCGCCTCGATCTCGGAACCCGACCGAGTGAAGATCGGGCGCACCAACGCGGCGAAGCTCTTCGGGCTGGACTGA
- a CDS encoding maleylacetate reductase, translating to MSRFFAGFQPGDPPVSVRFGVGTRHDLTPELEALGVTRALILTTPEQADAGAALTQDMGAVAVGAFNGAAMHTPVTVTQEAMAVLSGCKADGIVAIGGGSTIGLAKALAYRSDLPQIVLPTTYAGSEATPVLGQTENGEKTTFASPKVQPEAIVYDPDLVASLPVGLTVTSALNAMAHAVEALYARDANPLSSALAMEGLRAFHGALPGVISDPEDRATREATQFGAWLCGTVLAQVGMSLHHKLCHTLGGSLGLPHADTHAILLPHAMAYNEPATPALAPVAGLFGSDTAAGGLWDFAQSLGAPLRLRDLGVTEADLDRVAEAAVAKPYPNPRDLTRAGIREMLQGALDGTRPNAGDHR from the coding sequence ATGTCTCGGTTCTTCGCAGGGTTTCAGCCGGGGGACCCCCCGGTTTCGGTCCGCTTCGGCGTCGGCACGCGTCACGATCTGACGCCGGAGTTGGAGGCGCTCGGGGTGACCCGGGCGCTGATCCTGACCACGCCGGAGCAGGCGGACGCGGGCGCGGCGCTGACACAGGACATGGGCGCGGTAGCGGTCGGCGCGTTCAACGGGGCCGCGATGCATACGCCCGTCACGGTCACGCAGGAGGCAATGGCGGTGCTGTCGGGTTGCAAGGCCGACGGGATCGTCGCGATTGGCGGCGGGTCGACCATCGGGCTGGCAAAGGCGCTCGCCTATCGGAGCGATCTGCCGCAGATCGTGCTGCCCACGACCTATGCCGGGTCCGAGGCGACCCCGGTTCTGGGCCAGACGGAGAACGGGGAGAAGACCACTTTTGCCTCGCCGAAGGTTCAGCCGGAGGCCATCGTCTATGACCCCGATCTGGTGGCGAGCCTGCCGGTCGGATTGACCGTGACCTCCGCGCTCAACGCCATGGCCCATGCGGTCGAGGCGCTCTATGCGCGCGATGCCAACCCCCTGTCCTCGGCCCTCGCGATGGAGGGGCTGCGCGCGTTTCACGGCGCGTTGCCGGGGGTTATCAGCGACCCTGAGGATCGCGCCACGCGCGAGGCGACGCAATTCGGCGCATGGCTGTGCGGGACGGTGTTGGCGCAGGTGGGCATGTCGCTTCACCACAAGCTTTGTCACACGCTCGGCGGGTCATTGGGCCTGCCACATGCGGACACCCACGCGATCCTGTTGCCCCATGCGATGGCCTATAACGAGCCTGCGACCCCCGCGCTCGCCCCGGTCGCGGGGCTGTTTGGCTCCGACACGGCGGCGGGGGGCCTGTGGGATTTCGCGCAGTCGCTCGGCGCGCCTTTGCGTCTACGGGACCTTGGCGTCACCGAAGCGGACCTTGACCGGGTGGCCGAGGCCGCCGTCGCGAAACCCTATCCCAATCCCCGTGACCTGACCCGCGCGGGCATTCGGGAGATGTTACAAGGCGCCCTCGACGGGACGCGCCCCAACGCAGGAGATCACAGATGA